From the genome of Tachysurus fulvidraco isolate hzauxx_2018 chromosome 14, HZAU_PFXX_2.0, whole genome shotgun sequence:
ATGTATGTCATTTTCTTAATGCAAGGCACAAAATAAGGTCAATGTATTTACTCCGTCTACATTTTGTAAACACTTTGTGACAAAACAACATGTATTTGTATTAACCACAATAACCACTGGGAAGTTATATGAGGTTTTCTTTACATATATAGAATTGTTTGCTCAAATGGGGCATTTCCCcaaaatattttctatatttattataaagtttgtTAAACACCATTTTTTGGGGAATTTTTTTCAGAGTAATAACTGTCACAAACCCAAAATACCAAAACGAAGAAGAACTGCTGAAGTTCCGGTATTTCTTTTTTACACTGAATCTTCCCCATTTACTTTCCTTCTTTTTAGCAAAGTTAGCCAAAGCCATTCTGTCAACAGCCTGATGAAAAGAGATACAGTGCATTTACATTTCACCTTAAAACTAAAAGCAAATGATAATTGTATAGTCAGGTGCAGAGAGTTTGCTGTGCCAAAGAGaataacaaatgacaaaaagtcACAAAATCTGTGTTTGAATAATGTTTGAATATTGAACATGAGCAATCATtgagtttaaatatttattatctgttttCATTGCAATTAATCTCTTCAACATGTCAACTACTTTGGATTTACATTTACCAAAAatacttttatgtttttcttcccAGGCACGTGATGGACAAATCTACAATTTATggcaaaataaaaaacccaACTGACACTAATCTGAGGACTTTTCTAGACTCATAGCTACAATATTTTTCTGCTTGAGAGGTTATTTTATTAGCAGACCGGCAGCTGAACCCTCTCAATATGAATTCTAAAGATTACGAGCCCAACAGGGCAGATGATTCCCTTACCAGAACTGTTGACCTTTCTCATCTTCCCTACCCTATTGCTCAGCCTGTCCCTACCAAACCTCTACCACACAAATTTATCCCAGAGATGATTGACCTCAACAAACTTCAGTTTCATAGAGTCCTGGGCAGATATAATACAGTGCAGATCAAACAAGAAACAGTAAAACCCATGCCAATATGGCCCTCTTCACCTCTACTCCTGCACCATCCTTCTCCATACTTCCCACAGCTTCGTCCAAGCTTGGTCCCTTTTCCATTCCTGATGCCAGGCCCAGTAATGCACCTTTCTCCCAATTCATTCTACCAACAAGAGGTGCCAAGATACTACAGAAGAAACACAGATGGTTCCAGAGCTGGGCTGAGCAGTGCTGAGAAACTTGGCCTGAACATTCACATAGATGACAGCTACTATGTTGATGTAGGAGGTGAACAGAAACGCTGGAAGTGCCGAATGTGTGAGAAGTCCTACACTTCAAAATACAACCTTGTCACGCACATCCTGGGCCACAGTGGCATTAAGCCACATGGATGTGGTCTCTGTGGGAAGCTTTTCAAGCAGCTGAgccacctgcacacacacatgctaaccCACCAAGGTGCCCGTCCCCATAAATGCCAGGTGTGCCACAAGGCATTCACTCAGACAAGTCACCTGAAGAGACACATGATGCAGCACAGTGATATCAAGCCATATAGTTGCAGTGTCTGTGCTCGAGGCTTCGCCTACCCCAGTGAGCTTAAGGCTCATGAGCTTAAGCATGAGAGGGGccaagaaaatgtgtgtgtggagtgtggcCTTGACTTTCCAACACTTGCACAGCTAAAACGACATCTGACAGTCCACCGCGGCCCAGCACAGTACAACTGTGCCGAGTGTGGCAAGAGCTTCCAGTACCCAAGTCAGCTGCAAAACCACATGATGAAGCACAAGGACATAAGGCCATTCATCTGTAGTGAATGTGGTATGGAGTTTGTGCAGTCTCATCACCTCAAGCAGCACACCCTGACCCACAAGGTAAATGTTACTTTAGTTGGAGAGAATAGTGCAAGTTGACAGTTGCAGAATTTacaatgacaaaataaaatgtaaaattgttcTGTAACAGACCATGTATTAACTGGTTCAGCTTTATCTTGTGCAGACTGAGAACCTTgcttaaaatcttaaaatttgTATTCACCTTTTAataatttcaacattttatatttagatattaatgGAATTTATAATCAAATTGTCATATCAAGTGCATGGTCTATAAGGACCTTTAACTATCCTACTTCTCTTTTCATGAAGTAATTTCATCATTTTGCAGGGAGTGAAGGAGCATAAGTGCCGAATCTGTGGTCGTGAGTTCACCCTCCTGGCCAACATGAAGCGCCACATTTTGATCCACACCAACATCCGAGCCTACCAGTGCCACCTGTGCTACAAGAGCTTTGTCCAGAAGCAGACACTCAAGGCTCACATGATTGTCCACTCAGACATCAAGCCTTACAAATGCAAGGTGAGTCACAGCATAACTTTCATCATGATAACCCAACcaaacataattattattatgcgATTAGACTCTCATAACCTGAGTAATAAAGAAAATTAGTAAAGGCCAAGGTCAGGTTAAATCCTTAGTTTCCAGATGAGGCTGTATCTAGTCATAACAACATGAATATCATCATTTCAGACATCATAAatgagttaaaaataaaatgcattttagtTTGATTAAATGCCTACTTGTCCTTATTAATTCATGGAATATTTCTTGTGAGCTGCATGCAAATGGAAATGCATTGAGAGCATACAGaatatgacatactgtacatgcaaacAAGTGATTTTGGGGTCCTTGATGTTTTGAAACACTTGTGAACTTAGGCTGAGATGGGTGGCTTGAGGCGATGACCAGATAGCTTCGTTTTTTGGCAACCTTATGTCTCCTTGTCCATAGGAAGGATATCTCCTCACAAACTACCCCTGTAACAATAGCGCTGTTGTCCCTTGAGAAAAGTCCCCACAAATAGATTTCAACTCGCTTTCTCTTGTGCTTGGgagcacttcctgttttctcaCGGTCCTTTTGGACAGTTTACAGTCCCTCTCTCCTCCTGAAGGAAAGGCCCACcctaatgaaaaaaataatgaagagGAAGGACAGCACAGGAGTGCCCTTCCCAGTAGGTTTCTGGCCCTTTCTGCTGGCCTCTTCCTTTTGCTGCTCTGCTCACCCATTCATGATTACTCTCAGGTCTAATTGTGTTTGATAACAGCTAAATTTACTGCActattttctctgtgtttccTCAAACTCTAATTAAGCTTGCAACTCAAATGGAATAAATGGGGGAAGGAATTTCTGGGTGTTCCTATAAATGTACCATGAAGAAATAAGAGCAATGTTAGTACTACTGTATGTCTATAAAACTCCAGGTGTATTAATTATCTGTAGTCTGAAAGGTTATATTCTCTTTTCAGCTTTGTGGGAAGGAGTTCAACAGAATGCATAATCTGATGGGCCACATGCACTTGCACTCAGACAGCAAACCTTTCAAGTGCCTGTACTGCCCCAGCAAATTCACTCTCAAAGGGAATCTGACCCGCCATATGAAGGTCAAACACGGCATCATGGACCGAGGACTAGATGCCCGAGGTACAGAGTATTACTAGTCAACAGAGTTTGGGTCATTTTCTACtacctatttttttttgcaaattaagaatatttttcaaataataatCAGAATGTATCAAACATTGTCTTCTCTCTGAAGTATTCAGGCACAGAGGAAGGTTATGTCTTTCCAGCCCTCTTCGTCTCCTGTCTCGCTTCAGTCAGGACAAGCCTTTCGATCTGTCCCAGAAGAGACATCCCCATTTCCGCCTTTCTCAGTCAGATGGTGAGAGCCGTGAGGAAGATGAGGACAGCCTCTACAGGATGAGCCAGTACAGCCCTGACCGTTACCAAACTGAACTGGGAGGAGCCAGAGAGgcagatgatgaagatgatgaggaagaggatgggATAATccatgaaaaagaagaagatggcAGTGGGAAGAACTTCAGATTGAGAAAAGAGGAGCTCCAATGCCTACATTACAGAGAGAGTCAGGAAGGCTCAGTCTCTGATGGAGAACTCTATTGTAGTCGAACATACCGCAATAGAAAATTAAGCTGTGAATGAAGTCTtgtaaaaatatctttaaaatatctctgagaaaatctgtgaaagaGTCTTCATTTCCAGTGGTATTGTAGCAACATTGAATTTCGAAATGAAACATATTATTTAAGatcattaatataatttttttccaaatgttACTTATTACATAATCTCTAACAGTGTGCATGCTTTAACCCACTGTATATTTTGTAATTAGAAGATTTACTGTTGATAACTTGCATGATTTCATAAATGATTGATAAATCAATTGTCCATCTACTGattttttcttcaaatttaaaataacct
Proteins encoded in this window:
- the znf366 gene encoding zinc finger protein 366 gives rise to the protein MNSKDYEPNRADDSLTRTVDLSHLPYPIAQPVPTKPLPHKFIPEMIDLNKLQFHRVLGRYNTVQIKQETVKPMPIWPSSPLLLHHPSPYFPQLRPSLVPFPFLMPGPVMHLSPNSFYQQEVPRYYRRNTDGSRAGLSSAEKLGLNIHIDDSYYVDVGGEQKRWKCRMCEKSYTSKYNLVTHILGHSGIKPHGCGLCGKLFKQLSHLHTHMLTHQGARPHKCQVCHKAFTQTSHLKRHMMQHSDIKPYSCSVCARGFAYPSELKAHELKHERGQENVCVECGLDFPTLAQLKRHLTVHRGPAQYNCAECGKSFQYPSQLQNHMMKHKDIRPFICSECGMEFVQSHHLKQHTLTHKGVKEHKCRICGREFTLLANMKRHILIHTNIRAYQCHLCYKSFVQKQTLKAHMIVHSDIKPYKCKLCGKEFNRMHNLMGHMHLHSDSKPFKCLYCPSKFTLKGNLTRHMKVKHGIMDRGLDARVFRHRGRLCLSSPLRLLSRFSQDKPFDLSQKRHPHFRLSQSDGESREEDEDSLYRMSQYSPDRYQTELGGAREADDEDDEEEDGIIHEKEEDGSGKNFRLRKEELQCLHYRESQEGSVSDGELYCSRTYRNRKLSCE